One window of Papaver somniferum cultivar HN1 chromosome 9, ASM357369v1, whole genome shotgun sequence genomic DNA carries:
- the LOC113310822 gene encoding 3,9-dihydroxypterocarpan 6A-monooxygenase-like isoform X2, with amino-acid sequence MVSLYDLFLYTIIFFIYLVFMVLLGTCFKNRSKKYNLPPSPLGLPIIGHLHLLDTFPNRSFQKLSSRYGPIFYLRLGSHPCVVTSSPELAKELLMNNEKKFLTHPASIAIHHVTYESSGFAFCSYGPYWKFMKKLVMSQFLGGSALVQLQPVRKDEIHRLVRYLVSKSKEGAEVNVTDELMKLSTNIVTRMMVTNRYSTDGKEAQDEELRNLIREGVLKTAKDVRRRYNVLLEEIMVDREEARKTRKGDGERDVLDMLLDAVADEKSDVKITRDNVKAVVLDIVTAGTDTSAGAVEWALAELINHPKIFKKARAEIDSVVGVMNRLVEESDLPSLPYLQAIFKEILRLHPPVPLLIRDSTHDCKVGGYDIPANTRLFVNVWSMNRNPKYWKDPLEFKPERFIANENTGENYDVKGQHFEFLPFGTGRRGCPGMWLSLLEVPTVLAAMVQCFDWKIVGKDPMIDMSERFGLTLPKADPLTLIPVTRFDPCIVV; translated from the exons ATGGTGTCTCTGTATGATCTCTTCCTCTACaccattatcttcttcatttATCTAGTTTTTATGGTTTTGTTAGGAACTTGCTTCAAGAACAGATCCAAGAAATACAATCTTCCTCCAAGTCCATTAGGCCTTCCCATCATTGGACACCTCCATCTCCTAGATACTTTTCCTAACAGATCTTTTCAGAAACTATCATCTCGTTATGGTCCTATATTTTATCTTCGTCTCGGTTCACATCCATGCGTTGTCACTTCTTCTCCAGAACTCGCCAAAGAACTACTcatgaacaatgagaaaaaatTCCTCACACATCCAGCAAGTATTGCTATACATCATGTTACTTACGAGTCATCTGGTTTTGCCTTTTGTTCTTACGGACCTTACTGGAAATTCATGAAGAAACTTGTTATGTCTCAATTTCTTGGAGGTTCAGCACTTGTTCAACTTCAACCTGTTCGTAAAGATGAGATTCATCGGTTAGTTCGTTACTTAGTTAGCAAGTCAAAAGAGGGTGCAGAAGTTAATGTCACCGATGAATTGATGAAGCTTTCAACCAATATAGTTACTCGAATGATGGTAACTAATAGGTATTCTACTGATGGAAAGGAAGCTCAAGATGAGGAACTTCGCAATTTAATCCGAGAG GGAGTTCTCAAGACAGCCAAGGATGTTCGGCGTCGATACAATGTGTTGCTGGAAGAAATCATGGTGGATCGGGAAGAAGCTAGAAAGACGAGGAAGGGTGATGGAGAAAGGGACGTTTTGGATATGTTACTAGATGCAGTAGCCGACGAGAAATCAGATGTGAAAATCACAAGAGATAACGTTAAAGCCGTCGTGTTG GATATCGTCACGGCTGGAACTGATACATCTGCTGGTGCAGTAGAATGGGCATTAGCGGAACTCATCAACCATCCTAAAATCTTCAAGAAAGCCAGAGCAGAAATTGATTCAGTCGTAGGAGTAATGAATAGATTAGTCGAAGAGTCAGACCTTCCAAGCCTTCCTTACCTTCAAGCGATATTTAAAGAAATCCTTCGACTACATCCACCCGTTCCATTGCTTATAAGGGATTCAACTCATGATTGTAAAGTTGGAGGTTATGATATTCCAGCTAATACTAGACTCTTTGTGAATGTATGGTCCATGAATAGAAACCCAAAGTACTGGAAAGATCCTTTAGAATTCAAACCAGAAAGGTTCATTGCAAATGAGAATACCGGTGAGAACTATGATGTTAAAGGCCAACATTTTGAGTTCCTACCATTTGGAACTGGGAGAAGAGGGTGCCCGGGAATGTGGTTGTCTTTACTAGAAGTTCCCACAGTGTTGGCTGCAATGGTACAATGTTTCGATTGGAAGATAGTCGGAAAGGATCCAATGATCGATATGAGTGAGCGATTTGGATTGACACTTCCAAAGGCAGATCCTCTTACGCTTATCCCTGTTACTCGATTTGATCCTTGTATTGTCGTCTAA
- the LOC113311453 gene encoding UDP-glycosyltransferase 92A1-like, with product MLCNSVEEIDVVGLEALRNHMESKPVWPIGPLLPSFLLRQGPQGNQNKNNGPLVPQSRTGKEFGISPESCIEWLNHQKPSSVLFISLGSQNTISAPKMKELALGLEKSGKYFIWALKPSRGFENISEFESEWLPEGFVERMNITKKGFLVKNWAPQLEILCHSSTGAFLSHCGWNSVSESLSQGVPIIGWPLFAEQPYNSKMLQEEMGVCVELARGDETELCSEDVKKVIEQVMDSRKGDEMRNNATVIAEKIGAAMTEYTDEAGAHQKGSSIRSIDDFLATITSKK from the coding sequence ATGTTGTGTAATTCTGTTGAAGAAATTGATGTTGTGGGTTTGGAAGCTCTTAGGAATCATATGGAGTCAAAACCAGTTTGGCCTATTGGTCCTTTACTTCCTTCATTTTTACTGCGGCAGGGGCCGCAGGGCAATCAGAATAAGAACAATGGACCTCTTGTTCCTCAATCAAGGACGGGAAAGGAATTTGGGATTTCTCCAGAGAGTTGTATTGAGTGGTTAAATCACCAAAAACCATCTTCAGTTTTATTCATTTCATTGGGTTCACAAAATACAATTAGTGCTCCAAAAATGAAGGAATTGGCTCTGGGTTTGGAGAAAAGTGGCAAGTATTTCATATGGGCATTAAAACCATCAAGGGGATTTGAGAATATATCTGAATTCGAATCGGAATGGTTGCCAGAAGGATTTGTAGAAAGAATGAATATAACTAAAAAAGGGTTTCTGGTCAAAAATTGGGCTCCTCAGTTGGAAATACTGTGTCATAGTTCAACAGGGGCATTTCTTAGTCACTGTGGATGGAATTCAGTCTCGGAGAGTTTGAGTCAAGGGGTACCCATAATTGGATGGCCCTTATTTGCAGAACAACCTTATAATTCAAAGATGTTACAAGAAGAGATGGGGGTTTGTGTTGAATTGGCTAGAGGAGATGAAACTGAGCTATGTAGTGAGGATGTGAAGAAAGTAATTGAACAAGTAATGGATAGTAGGAAAGGAGATGAAATGAGGAACAATGCAACCGTAATTGCAGAGAAAATTGGAGCTGCAATGACAGAATATACAGATGAAGCAGGTGCTCATCAGAAAGGGTCCTCCATAAGATCAATAGATGATTTTCTTGCAACAATAACTTCTAAAAAGTAG
- the LOC113310822 gene encoding cytochrome P450 93A3-like isoform X1: MVSLYDLFLYTIIFFIYLVFMVLLGTCFKNRSKKYNLPPSPLGLPIIGHLHLLDTFPNRSFQKLSSRYGPIFYLRLGSHPCVVTSSPELAKELLMNNEKKFLTHPASIAIHHVTYESSGFAFCSYGPYWKFMKKLVMSQFLGGSALVQLQPVRKDEIHRLVRYLVSKSKEGAEVNVTDELMKLSTNIVTRMMVTNRYSTDGKEAQDEELRNLIREVSGIFGLLNVHDFLDFIPRFFDFQGVLKTAKDVRRRYNVLLEEIMVDREEARKTRKGDGERDVLDMLLDAVADEKSDVKITRDNVKAVVLDIVTAGTDTSAGAVEWALAELINHPKIFKKARAEIDSVVGVMNRLVEESDLPSLPYLQAIFKEILRLHPPVPLLIRDSTHDCKVGGYDIPANTRLFVNVWSMNRNPKYWKDPLEFKPERFIANENTGENYDVKGQHFEFLPFGTGRRGCPGMWLSLLEVPTVLAAMVQCFDWKIVGKDPMIDMSERFGLTLPKADPLTLIPVTRFDPCIVV, from the exons ATGGTGTCTCTGTATGATCTCTTCCTCTACaccattatcttcttcatttATCTAGTTTTTATGGTTTTGTTAGGAACTTGCTTCAAGAACAGATCCAAGAAATACAATCTTCCTCCAAGTCCATTAGGCCTTCCCATCATTGGACACCTCCATCTCCTAGATACTTTTCCTAACAGATCTTTTCAGAAACTATCATCTCGTTATGGTCCTATATTTTATCTTCGTCTCGGTTCACATCCATGCGTTGTCACTTCTTCTCCAGAACTCGCCAAAGAACTACTcatgaacaatgagaaaaaatTCCTCACACATCCAGCAAGTATTGCTATACATCATGTTACTTACGAGTCATCTGGTTTTGCCTTTTGTTCTTACGGACCTTACTGGAAATTCATGAAGAAACTTGTTATGTCTCAATTTCTTGGAGGTTCAGCACTTGTTCAACTTCAACCTGTTCGTAAAGATGAGATTCATCGGTTAGTTCGTTACTTAGTTAGCAAGTCAAAAGAGGGTGCAGAAGTTAATGTCACCGATGAATTGATGAAGCTTTCAACCAATATAGTTACTCGAATGATGGTAACTAATAGGTATTCTACTGATGGAAAGGAAGCTCAAGATGAGGAACTTCGCAATTTAATCCGAGAGGTGTCAGGAATCTTTGGTCTGCTAAATGTGCATGACTTTTTAGATTTTATACCTCGGTTTTTTGACTTTCAGGGAGTTCTCAAGACAGCCAAGGATGTTCGGCGTCGATACAATGTGTTGCTGGAAGAAATCATGGTGGATCGGGAAGAAGCTAGAAAGACGAGGAAGGGTGATGGAGAAAGGGACGTTTTGGATATGTTACTAGATGCAGTAGCCGACGAGAAATCAGATGTGAAAATCACAAGAGATAACGTTAAAGCCGTCGTGTTG GATATCGTCACGGCTGGAACTGATACATCTGCTGGTGCAGTAGAATGGGCATTAGCGGAACTCATCAACCATCCTAAAATCTTCAAGAAAGCCAGAGCAGAAATTGATTCAGTCGTAGGAGTAATGAATAGATTAGTCGAAGAGTCAGACCTTCCAAGCCTTCCTTACCTTCAAGCGATATTTAAAGAAATCCTTCGACTACATCCACCCGTTCCATTGCTTATAAGGGATTCAACTCATGATTGTAAAGTTGGAGGTTATGATATTCCAGCTAATACTAGACTCTTTGTGAATGTATGGTCCATGAATAGAAACCCAAAGTACTGGAAAGATCCTTTAGAATTCAAACCAGAAAGGTTCATTGCAAATGAGAATACCGGTGAGAACTATGATGTTAAAGGCCAACATTTTGAGTTCCTACCATTTGGAACTGGGAGAAGAGGGTGCCCGGGAATGTGGTTGTCTTTACTAGAAGTTCCCACAGTGTTGGCTGCAATGGTACAATGTTTCGATTGGAAGATAGTCGGAAAGGATCCAATGATCGATATGAGTGAGCGATTTGGATTGACACTTCCAAAGGCAGATCCTCTTACGCTTATCCCTGTTACTCGATTTGATCCTTGTATTGTCGTCTAA